The Peribacillus simplex genome contains the following window.
AATGATTGGGGAGGAATTGGATGCAGCATATAATCGAGAGTTGCTCACTGTTCCCGAGAATCCAAGGCTTGCCGAGGAAATAGATGTGTCAATCGTCTTTACGCCGCTTCATGGAACGGCAAATAAATCCGTCAGGCGGGCACTGCAAAGCTTAGGGTATCAAAATTTGCATATAGTTAAGGACCAGGAACTGCCAGATCCTGATTTTTCGACAGTCAAATCTCCAAATCCAGAGGAACCAGCTGCATTTGAAATGGCAATCGAGCTTGGAAACAAAGTGGAAGCGGACTTATTGATAGCAACGGATCCAGATGCCGATCGGCTTGGAATTGCTGTGAAAAACGAGATGGGTCAATATGTTGTCCTGACTGGAAATCAAACAGGCGCCCTTTTCCTTGATTATTTACTGTCCCAGAAAAAAGAAAAAGGGGATATTCCCCAAAATGGAGTCGTCTTAAAAACAATCGTCACCTCGGAAATCGGGCGGACGATTGCGGAGTCCTATGGCTTGCAGACGATTGATGTACTTACCGGGTTTAAGTTCATCGCCGAGAAAATAAATCAGTATAACGAAAGCGGGGAACATAGCTTTCTGTTCGGATATGAAGAAAGCTATGGTTATCTGATTAAAGACTTTGCACGTGATAAAGATGCCATTCAAGCGGCTGTGCTGGCTGTTGAGGTCTGTGCTTATTATAAAAAGCAGGGTTTGACGCTTTATGAAGGGTTACTGAATGTGTTTGAAAAATATGGATTCTACCTAGAAGGGTTGCGTTCATTAACTTTAAAGGGCATTGAGGGAGCGAAACAGATTCAAGGAATCTTGAATCAATTCCGTCAAAACCCGCCTGCTCGTATAGCTGGAATCGCGGTGGTCGTTGAAGAAGATTATCAAAGCAGCAAAAAGCGTACGTTACTTTCCGAGGGTGAAGAACTGATCGAGCTTCCGAAATCAAACGTATTGAAGTATTTCCTTGAGGATGGTACATGGGTATGCCTCCGTCCTTCA
Protein-coding sequences here:
- a CDS encoding phospho-sugar mutase; translation: MDWKSLYTTWAGYQNLNGELRVLLEEMQRDEAKLEDAFYKNLEFGTGGMRGEIGAGTNRMNLYTVRKATVGLAQYISSFGKEAKGRGAVIAYDSRHKSPEFALEAAKTLATFGVKAYLFDELRPTPELSFAVRELNAFAGIVITASHNPPEYNGYKVYGPDGAQLPPEAADQVISYVDAIENELEIQVEEAEVLKGQGLIEMIGEELDAAYNRELLTVPENPRLAEEIDVSIVFTPLHGTANKSVRRALQSLGYQNLHIVKDQELPDPDFSTVKSPNPEEPAAFEMAIELGNKVEADLLIATDPDADRLGIAVKNEMGQYVVLTGNQTGALFLDYLLSQKKEKGDIPQNGVVLKTIVTSEIGRTIAESYGLQTIDVLTGFKFIAEKINQYNESGEHSFLFGYEESYGYLIKDFARDKDAIQAAVLAVEVCAYYKKQGLTLYEGLLNVFEKYGFYLEGLRSLTLKGIEGAKQIQGILNQFRQNPPARIAGIAVVVEEDYQSSKKRTLLSEGEELIELPKSNVLKYFLEDGTWVCLRPSGTEPKIKFYFGVQGKSMPEAESKLSGVMADFMGKIEALV